Proteins from one Terriglobales bacterium genomic window:
- a CDS encoding DinB family protein, translating to MSTPVTHAKISPQLAAIADELNAVNDGWKQLASQVEVDKVWQRPAKGGWSVGECLDHLTTTTRQMLPAVKKALSNGPKGGGPYKMDLKGKLLVWFMEPPYRMKFKAVPNFQPHQTEKDPLREFLQSQEEALDVLRRCNGLDLNKLKIVSPVDARMSYNAYAALKLLPAHQRRHLWQAQQIVKHL from the coding sequence ATGAGCACGCCAGTCACGCATGCGAAAATTTCTCCCCAACTTGCCGCCATTGCCGACGAACTCAACGCCGTTAACGACGGCTGGAAGCAGCTCGCGTCACAGGTGGAAGTGGACAAGGTATGGCAACGTCCGGCGAAGGGTGGCTGGTCGGTGGGCGAGTGTCTCGATCACCTCACTACGACCACGCGCCAGATGCTTCCGGCAGTGAAGAAAGCTTTATCGAATGGCCCCAAGGGCGGCGGTCCTTACAAAATGGATTTAAAAGGTAAGCTGCTGGTGTGGTTCATGGAGCCGCCGTATCGGATGAAGTTCAAAGCCGTGCCGAATTTTCAGCCGCACCAGACCGAGAAGGATCCGCTCAGGGAGTTTCTCCAGTCGCAGGAAGAAGCGCTCGACGTGCTGCGCCGCTGCAACGGACTCGATCTCAACAAGCTGAAGATTGTGTCACCCGTGGACGCGCGCATGAGCTACAACGCGTACGCCGCGCTCAAGCTGCTGCCCGCCCATCAGAGACGCCATCTCTGGCAGGCTCAGCAGATTGTGAAGCATCTGTGA
- the tdh gene encoding L-threonine 3-dehydrogenase — translation MPDTMLAVLKPEAAPGAEVREVKIPKFGPNDVLVKVDVASVCGTDLHIYNWDQWAQHRIHPPLIPGHEFCGHVAAVGDEVTTVQEGDFVSAEMHVACGKCLQCRTGEAHICQNVKIIGVDANGAFAEYVCIPESNIWKLDPAIPKEYASILDPLGNAVHTVLAGDIAAKTVAITGCGPIGLFAIEVAHACGATQVFALETNVYRRKIAKEMKADFVIDPSSEDAKQIVMDATGGVGVDVVLEMAGHPSAIRTGFDILRRGGRISLLGIPSKPISLDFADDIIFKGATIQGINGRKMYQTWYQMTALLKAGKLNLHPVITDKLAMKDFNKGMERLRTGEASKILLYPNGSK, via the coding sequence ATGCCTGACACAATGCTGGCGGTATTGAAGCCGGAAGCCGCGCCTGGAGCGGAAGTCCGCGAAGTTAAGATTCCGAAGTTCGGTCCCAACGATGTGCTGGTGAAAGTGGATGTCGCTTCCGTTTGCGGAACCGACCTCCACATCTACAACTGGGACCAGTGGGCGCAGCACCGCATTCATCCGCCGCTCATCCCCGGACACGAGTTCTGTGGGCACGTAGCCGCTGTCGGCGATGAAGTCACGACCGTACAGGAAGGCGACTTCGTTTCCGCCGAGATGCACGTGGCCTGCGGCAAGTGCCTGCAATGCCGCACCGGCGAGGCGCACATCTGCCAGAACGTGAAGATCATCGGCGTTGACGCGAACGGCGCGTTCGCCGAATACGTCTGCATCCCTGAGTCGAATATCTGGAAGCTCGACCCGGCGATCCCGAAGGAATACGCCAGCATTCTCGATCCACTCGGCAACGCCGTGCACACGGTGCTTGCCGGCGATATCGCGGCGAAGACGGTCGCCATCACCGGATGCGGCCCGATCGGCCTGTTCGCCATCGAAGTTGCGCATGCTTGCGGAGCGACACAGGTGTTTGCGCTGGAAACCAATGTCTATCGACGCAAGATCGCCAAGGAAATGAAGGCCGATTTCGTCATCGATCCTTCAAGCGAAGACGCGAAGCAGATCGTGATGGACGCGACCGGCGGCGTCGGCGTCGACGTTGTACTCGAAATGGCCGGACACCCGAGCGCAATCCGAACAGGATTCGACATCCTGCGTCGTGGTGGTCGCATTTCCCTCCTCGGTATTCCTTCCAAGCCCATCTCGCTCGACTTCGCCGACGACATCATCTTCAAGGGCGCAACCATCCAGGGCATCAATGGCCGCAAGATGTACCAGACCTGGTATCAGATGACCGCGCTGCTCAAGGCCGGCAAGCTGAACCTGCATCCGGTGATCACCGACAAGTTGGCGATGAAGGACTTCAACAAGGGCATGGAGCGCCTGCGGACGGGAGAGGCGAGCAAGATCCTGCTGTATCCGAATGGGAGCAAGTAA
- a CDS encoding arylamine N-acetyltransferase, translated as MTKNPFTVYLRLLGFEAPPSGLDGLRQLIQAHLYRIPFENVSKLLLFAEEKRGRPIGIAEFLDNIQHHDLGGTCYTSNPFFAELLHECGYDAELLSADMNTPHVHSCIRVNLDGRAWHVDVGYASPFLEPVPLDSLPYAFERGNMRWVFERAADGRLACREFTAGNEVHGYRVNEERRDYEFFRNIITDSFQRGRTFMGLLRLVRIFPDRTVELKNRTMRIHRGTSSTEATLSSMEELREAVNNLFLIPRCPVEKAVAILREINGTDLFSE; from the coding sequence ATGACGAAGAATCCATTCACCGTCTATCTTCGCCTGCTCGGTTTCGAAGCGCCGCCATCTGGTCTCGATGGATTACGGCAGTTGATTCAGGCCCACTTGTATCGCATTCCTTTCGAGAACGTCTCCAAGCTGCTGCTTTTCGCAGAAGAAAAGCGCGGACGCCCGATCGGCATTGCCGAATTTCTGGACAACATTCAGCACCACGATCTTGGCGGAACCTGTTACACGAGCAATCCGTTCTTCGCCGAACTTCTGCACGAGTGCGGTTACGACGCCGAGTTGCTGAGCGCGGACATGAACACGCCACACGTGCATAGCTGTATTCGCGTGAACCTCGATGGTCGCGCCTGGCACGTGGACGTGGGGTATGCGTCGCCGTTTCTCGAACCGGTGCCGCTCGATTCCCTTCCCTACGCGTTTGAGCGTGGAAACATGCGCTGGGTGTTCGAGCGTGCAGCAGACGGGCGTCTAGCCTGCCGTGAATTCACAGCCGGAAACGAAGTTCATGGCTACCGCGTCAATGAGGAGCGTCGCGATTACGAGTTCTTCCGCAATATCATCACCGACTCCTTCCAGCGCGGACGCACCTTCATGGGACTGCTTCGACTCGTCCGCATTTTTCCGGATCGCACCGTGGAACTGAAGAACAGGACAATGCGGATACATCGCGGAACGTCCAGTACGGAAGCGACACTATCGAGCATGGAGGAGCTTCGCGAAGCGGTGAACAACCTGTTTCTTATACCGCGCTGCCCGGTTGAGAAAGCGGTGGCTATCCTGCGGGAGATCAACGGCACCGATCTGTTTAGTGAGTAA
- a CDS encoding DinB family protein — MDIAAHYLEEAYRQMRGHKRLAEGAMAQLTDEQLFHIIDAESNSVALIVKHIAGNMRSRFTDFLTTDGEKPDRHRDQEFMLEGKTTREDVMRWWEEGWAIVFETLKSLKPEDLSRTVTVRNEPHSVLQAINRQIAHYSYHVGQIVFLAKYFRSVNWTSLSIPRGKSEEFNSGKLGQNYSKGVPSEPAQK, encoded by the coding sequence ATGGATATCGCTGCCCACTATCTCGAAGAGGCGTATCGCCAGATGCGCGGGCATAAGCGGCTCGCCGAAGGCGCTATGGCGCAACTGACGGACGAACAACTGTTCCATATCATCGACGCCGAGTCGAATTCCGTTGCGCTGATCGTGAAACACATCGCGGGCAATATGCGCTCCCGCTTCACCGACTTCCTCACTACGGACGGGGAGAAGCCTGATCGCCACCGCGACCAGGAATTCATGCTTGAAGGCAAGACCACGCGGGAGGATGTGATGCGCTGGTGGGAAGAGGGCTGGGCGATCGTGTTCGAGACGCTCAAGTCGCTGAAGCCGGAGGACCTGTCACGGACGGTGACAGTGCGGAATGAGCCCCATTCGGTGCTCCAGGCTATCAATCGGCAGATCGCGCATTACTCGTATCACGTGGGACAGATCGTCTTTCTCGCCAAGTATTTCCGCAGCGTGAATTGGACATCGCTCAGCATTCCGCGCGGCAAGTCGGAGGAGTTCAACTCCGGCAAACTGGGGCAGAACTACTCGAAGGGCGTTCCCTCTGAGCCGGCCCAGAAATGA